A genomic region of Papaver somniferum cultivar HN1 chromosome 7, ASM357369v1, whole genome shotgun sequence contains the following coding sequences:
- the LOC113300032 gene encoding protein MULTIPOLAR SPINDLE 1-like isoform X1, which yields MDSDPSLKFAIAIALMQSKLLKKSTNQTSSTSTSTGSDAQRWKTKAKARKQEILKLKQELKELEDGKQFDVLPQIASCKCYFFDNLGKLSPKFGDSHNHGFDEVLRRRFLRQVRLVERNKRPCTSIRRKHDLELNAEDQIEQLSTSADFLVEQCKTLDPVTNTSFTNWSHQAVDMILASLKNIPAKEKEHELIEGIVSSLIARLVGALCTSPGDESSCSHTDAEFYIQHLIRKLGGDAYIGQRTILEVSRRISMLSESLLFMDPFDDAFYNTHSCIFMLIQLVEFLISDYAQTWLDNECFENVLFEEWVRSVLQARKSLSLLESRNGLYVLYMDRLTGDLAKKVGELSRLPTLSPEVLAILFH from the exons ATGGATTCAGATCCATCGCTAAAATTTGCAATAGCAATCGCTCTAATGCAATCGAAACTGCTCAAGAAATCTACAAATCAAACTTCTTCTACTTCTACTTCTACTGGATCTGATGCTCAACGTTGGAAGACGAAG GCGAAAGCGCGAAAGCAAGAGATTCTAAAGCTAAAACAAGAACTAAAAGAACTTGAAG ATGGAAAACAATTCGATGTTTTACCCCAAATTGCGTCGTGTAAGTGTTATTTCTTTGATAATTTGGGAAAATTAAGCCCTAAATTCGGAGATAGCCATAATCACGGGTTCGATGAGGTTTTACGGCGTAGATTCCTTCGACAAG TACGTCTTGTGGAAAGAAATAAAAGACCTTGCACATCTATCAGGCGAAAACATGATTTAG AACTGAATGCTGAAGACCAGATAGAGCAACTTAGCACCTCTGCTGATTTCTTGGTGGAGCAATGCAAGACCCTTGATCCT GTGACTAATACTTCTTTTACCAATTGGTCACACCAAGCAGTCGACATGATATTAG cttcattgaagaatATACCTGCAAAGGAAAAGGAACATGAACTTATTGAAGGGATCGTCAGCAGCTTGATTGCAAGACTGGTTGGAGCGTTGTGTACCTCCCCAGGAGATG AATCATCTTGTTCTCATACTGATGCTGAATTTTACATTCAACACTTAATTCGTAAGCTGGGAGGTGATGCATATATTGGTCAACGAACAATCCTTGAAGTTTCTCGTAGGATTTCTATGTTGTCAGAGAGTTTGCTTTTTATGGATCCGTTTGATGATGCTTTCTATAACACTCACAGCTGCATTTTTATGTT GATCCAACTTGTTGAATTTCTGATATCAGACTACGCACAAACTTGGCTAGATAATGAATGCTTTGAAAACG TATTATTTGAAGAGTGGGTAAGATCTGTTCTTCAAGCCCGGAAGTCATTAAGTCTCTTAGAAAGCAGGAATGGGCTATATGTCTTGTATATGGACCGCCTTACAGGGGATTTGGCAAAGAAAGTCGGTGAGCTTTCACGTCTCCCAACACTCAGCCCAGAAGTTCTTGCAATTCTGTTTCACTAA
- the LOC113300032 gene encoding protein MULTIPOLAR SPINDLE 1-like isoform X2 has protein sequence MDSDPSLKFAIAIALMQSKLLKKSTNQTSSTSTSTGSDAQRWKTKAKARKQEILKLKQELKELEDGKQFDVLPQIASCKCYFFDNLGKLSPKFGDSHNHGFDEVLRRRFLRQVRLVERNKRPCTSIRRKHDLELNAEDQIEQLSTSADFLVEQCKTLDPVTNTSFTNWSHQAVDMILASLKNIPAKEKEHELIEGIVSSLIARLVGALCTSPGDESSCSHTDAEFYIQHLIRKLGGDAYIGQRTILEVSRRISMLSESLLFMDPFDDAFYNTHSCIFMLIQLVEFLISDYAQTWLDNECFENVLFEEWVRSVLQARKSLSLLESRNGLYVLYMDRLTGDLAKKVGGHCKWHATRSEG, from the exons ATGGATTCAGATCCATCGCTAAAATTTGCAATAGCAATCGCTCTAATGCAATCGAAACTGCTCAAGAAATCTACAAATCAAACTTCTTCTACTTCTACTTCTACTGGATCTGATGCTCAACGTTGGAAGACGAAG GCGAAAGCGCGAAAGCAAGAGATTCTAAAGCTAAAACAAGAACTAAAAGAACTTGAAG ATGGAAAACAATTCGATGTTTTACCCCAAATTGCGTCGTGTAAGTGTTATTTCTTTGATAATTTGGGAAAATTAAGCCCTAAATTCGGAGATAGCCATAATCACGGGTTCGATGAGGTTTTACGGCGTAGATTCCTTCGACAAG TACGTCTTGTGGAAAGAAATAAAAGACCTTGCACATCTATCAGGCGAAAACATGATTTAG AACTGAATGCTGAAGACCAGATAGAGCAACTTAGCACCTCTGCTGATTTCTTGGTGGAGCAATGCAAGACCCTTGATCCT GTGACTAATACTTCTTTTACCAATTGGTCACACCAAGCAGTCGACATGATATTAG cttcattgaagaatATACCTGCAAAGGAAAAGGAACATGAACTTATTGAAGGGATCGTCAGCAGCTTGATTGCAAGACTGGTTGGAGCGTTGTGTACCTCCCCAGGAGATG AATCATCTTGTTCTCATACTGATGCTGAATTTTACATTCAACACTTAATTCGTAAGCTGGGAGGTGATGCATATATTGGTCAACGAACAATCCTTGAAGTTTCTCGTAGGATTTCTATGTTGTCAGAGAGTTTGCTTTTTATGGATCCGTTTGATGATGCTTTCTATAACACTCACAGCTGCATTTTTATGTT GATCCAACTTGTTGAATTTCTGATATCAGACTACGCACAAACTTGGCTAGATAATGAATGCTTTGAAAACG TATTATTTGAAGAGTGGGTAAGATCTGTTCTTCAAGCCCGGAAGTCATTAAGTCTCTTAGAAAGCAGGAATGGGCTATATGTCTTGTATATGGACCGCCTTACAGGGGATTTGGCAAAGAAAGTCG GAGGCCACTGTAAATGGCATGCCACTCGTAGTGAAGGCTAG